The proteins below come from a single Micropterus dolomieu isolate WLL.071019.BEF.003 ecotype Adirondacks linkage group LG05, ASM2129224v1, whole genome shotgun sequence genomic window:
- the LOC123971152 gene encoding transmembrane protein 69-like, producing the protein MLSVILGRSIFAAQKVWHWAGPPQRCWTSALTRASDGGSSSLQTFWASTDDGRLKPPSVLGFRRTELFQRIQTHAAQFLVRNQHFHSSAVRLKKRPQLEPPPRELDLLRYDMKDLWKSPKPALYLGFAGLIPFVTPTLLMAVTESYFSELAYAQLAYGASIVSFLGGARWGFALPESSPAKPDWINLANSVVPPLLAWVAMVMSDNIIPASTMVIMALGISLHYDLSLLPTYPSWFKALRSILTTVAFFSLVGTLIINGIYPEKKLFSD; encoded by the exons ATGCTGTCTGTTATACTTGGAAGAAGCATCTTTGCAGCCCAGAAA GTGTGGCATTGGGCAGGTCCTCCACAAAGATGCTGGACATCAGCCCTGACTAGAGCTTCTGATGGGGGATCCAGCTCCCTGCAGACCTTCTGGGCCTCAACAGATGATGGACGACTAAAACCTCCTTCTGTACTCGGTTTCAGGAGGACTGAGCTCTTCCAGAGGATCCAAACTCACGCAGCCCAATTTTTAGTGAGGAACCAACATTTCCACTCTTCTGCTGTGAGACTGAAGAAGCGACCACAGCTTGAACCTCCCCCCAGAGAGCTGGATCTGCTGCGCTATGACATGAAAGACTTGTGGAAAAGTCCCAAACCTGCCCTGTACCTGGGGTTTGCAGGGCTGATCCCCTTTGTCACCCCCACTCTGCTTATGGCTGTGACTGAGAGCTACTTTTCAGAGTTGGCCTATGCTCAGTTAGCTTACGGTGCCTCCATTGTTTCCTTCCTGGGTGGAGCTCGCTGGGGATTCGCTCTTCCTGAGAGCAGCCCAGCTAAACCTGACTGGATAAACCTGGCCAACAGTGTGGTTCCCCCACTGTTAGCTTGGGTGGCCATGGTTATGAGCGACAACATTATTCCTGCATCCACCATGGTTATCATGGCACTTGGAATCTCGCTGCATTATGATCTGTCTCTGCTACCCACGTACCCCAGCTGGTTCAAAGCCCTGCGGTCCATCCTGACCACTGTggcatttttttctcttgttggTACACTCATAATTAATGGAATATACCCAGAAAAAAAGCTATTTTCAGattaa
- the tm4sf4 gene encoding transmembrane 4 L6 family member 4, translating to MCSGGFAKCLGITLMPLTIVCVLCNILLFFPGGKSVDSEHITEQVWYFGGILGSGVLMIFPALVFMGLKNNDCCGCCGNESCGRRFAMLSSILFAAVGVLGAGYSVVVSAVAINHGPECVISIYGTNKTWDTPFSNGDYLTNKTAWSLCLEPANVVSWHLSLFSVLLVMGLIQMGLCAVQVVNGLLAALCGDCCGCCGGSDGAV from the exons ATGTGTTCAGGCGGCTTTGCCAAGTGTCTGGGGATCACTTTGATGCCTCTGACCATcgtgtgtgtgctgtgtaaCATCCTGCTCTTCTTCCCTGGTGGAAAGTCTGTGGACAGCGAACATATCACAGAGCAAGTATGGTACTTTGGAGGCATTCTGGGATCTGGAGTGCTG atgaTCTTCCCAGCTCTGGTCTTCATGGGTCTGAAGAACAATGACTGCTGCGGTTGCTGTGGCAATGAAAGCTGTGGGCGGCGATTTGCG atGCTGAGTTCCATACTGTTTGCAGCTGTGGGTGTTTTGGGGGCTGGTTACTCAGTTGTAGTTTCTGCCGTGGCCATAAACCACGGACCCGAGTGTGTGATTTCCATTTACGGCACAAACAAGACATGGGACACTCCTTTTTCGAATGG TGACTACCTGACCAACAAAACTGCCTGGTCGCTTTGTTTAGAGCCAGCCAACGTGGTGTCCTGgcatctctctctgttctctgtgctgCTGGTCATGGGTTTAATCCAGATGGGGCTGTGCGCTGTGCAGGTGGTGAACGGCCTGCTGGCAGCTCTGTGTGGGGActgctgtggctgctgtggaGGG agcGATGGAGCCGTCTGA
- the slc25a24 gene encoding calcium-binding mitochondrial carrier protein SCaMC-1 translates to MLQVIRKLFFTDCQCASEDALKMYEELFAKLDTNKDGKVDVSELKEGLAALGIKTGEGAAQKIVSSADQDKNDGLDFTEFSSYLEEHEKKLLLTFKSLDRNEDGQVDLQEIKQSFADLGLDISKEQAEKILQSIDVDGTMTVDWNEWRKHFMFNPATNLQEIIRYWKHDSVLDIGDSLAIPDEFTEEEKTTGIWWKQLSAGAMAGAVSRTGTAPLDRMKVFMQVHSSKTNKISLVGGFKQMLKEGGLMSLWRGNGINVLKIAPETAIKFMAYEKYKTLLSSEPGKVKTHERFMAGSLAGATAQTAIYPMEVMKTRLTLRKTGQYSGMFDCAKKILKKEGVKAFYKGYIPNILGIIPYAGIDLAVYESLKNLWLSHYAKDTANPGVLVLLGCGTMSSTCGQLASYPLALVRTRMQAQASIEGSEQLPMTRMVKKIVEKEGLFGLYRGILPNFMKVIPAVSISYVVYEYMRSGLGIQK, encoded by the exons ATGCTTCAAGTCATAAGGAAGCTGTTTTTTACGGACTGCCAGTGTGCTTCTGAAGATGCGTTGAAAATGTACGAGGAGCTGTTCGCCAAGCTGGACACCAACAAGGATGGAAAAGTGGATGTGTCCGAGCTGAAGGAAGGCCTGGCAGCTCTGGGCATCAAAACTGGGGAAGGGGCAGCTCAG AAAATAGTTTCCTCTGCAGACCAAGACAAAAATGATGGGCTCGACTTCACCGAGTTCTCCAGTTATCTAGAGGAGCATGAGAAGAAGTTACTACTGACCTTCAAGAGCTTGGACAGAAACGAGGATG GACAAGTGGACTTACAGGAGATAAAGCAGTCATTTGCCGATCTGGGGCTGGACATCAGCAAAGAGCAGGCAGAGAAGATCCTTCAAAG TATCGATGTGGACGGGACCATGACTGTGGACTGGAATGAATGGAGGAAGCATTTCATGTTTAACCCAGCCACCAACCTGCAGGAGATTATCCGCTATTGGAAGCATGACTCG GTGCTGGACATTGGTGACAGCCTTGCCATCCCAGATGAGttcacagaggaggagaagacgACCGGTATATGGTGGAAGCAGCTGTCAGCGGGGGCCATGGCAGGTGCCGTGTCCCGTACAGGAACCGCCCCACTGGACAGGATGAAGGTGTTCATGCAG gtGCATTCCTCTAAGACAAACAAAATCAGCCTGGTTGGTGGTTTTAAGCAAATGTTAAAAGAGGGAGGCTTGATGTCTCTGTGGAGAGGAAACGGTATCAACGTACTGAAGATTGCACCTGAGACTGCCATTAAATTTATGGCCTATGAGAAG TATAAGACCCTGCTGTCCAGTGAACCAGGGAAGGTCAAGACCCACGAGAGGTTCATGGCTGGATCGCTGGCTGGAGCCACAGCACAAACTGCCATCTACCCCATGGAG GTGATGAAAACCCGTCTGACGCTGAGGAAGACCGGACAGTACTCAGGAATGTTTGACTGTGCCAAGAAAATCCTGAAGAAGGAGGGAGTGAAGGCATTTTACAAGGGTTACATCCCCAATATTCTGGGCATCATCCCCTACGCTGGCATAGATCTGGCCGTGTACGAG AGCTTGAAGAACCTCTGGTTGTCCCACTATGCCAAAGATACAGCCAACCCCGGTGTTCTGGTGCTACTTGGCTGTGGTACCATGTCCAGCACGTGTGGCCAGCTGGCCAGCTACCCCCTGGCTCTGGTCCGCACCAGGATGCAGGCACAAG ctTCTATAGAGGGCTCAGAGCAGCTGCCCATGACCCGAATGGTAAAGAAGATTGTGGAAAAAGAAGGTCTCTTTGGACTTTACCGCGGCATCCTGCCCAATTTCATGAAGGTCATACCGGCTGTCAGCATCAGCTACGTGGTGTATGAGTACATGCGGTCTGGCTTGGGTATTCAAAAGTAG